Proteins co-encoded in one Capsicum annuum cultivar UCD-10X-F1 chromosome 9, UCD10Xv1.1, whole genome shotgun sequence genomic window:
- the LOC107842682 gene encoding uncharacterized protein LOC107842682 isoform X5, whose protein sequence is MAYRRKQQVPKVSTITSDFESPPPLPDESSSSSSASSLAAKAIRASSAYIDSSLSSAYGQSALLSPRDSNPSRSAAPLSTAYNDSSLPPSYGQSAALSSPGVRFSAPVSTAKDSSSYEYTSMKNLSESKQGIWGVLARKAKSIIDDNNTGKPHVSEVRTRMMEHMPDSATIGQQYDRKQLPESHRKAEGHKLQKGLDALTSSLNYIGGTIGNAFEEGLTVVENRTADIIQETKKLQLRKKDSSFVPQINASMSGARQQQHMRAHMQPQIQTDLETQLKASRDVRLQWQWLQKQSFFFGS, encoded by the exons atggcttaCAGGAGGAAACAGCAGGTGCCTAAGGTTTCTACCATTACGAGTGATTTTGAAAGTCCGCCACCACTTCCCGATGaaagttcttcttcttcatctgctTCTTCCCTCGCTGCTAAGGCCATAAGAGCATCATCGGCCTATATAGACTCTTCTCTTTCATCCGCTTATGGTCAGTCAGCTCTTTTATCTCCTCGCGACTCTAATCCTTCACGATCTGCTGCTCCTCTTTCAACAGCGTACAATGATTCTTCTCTCCCCCCCTCTTATGGTCAATCAGCAGCTCTTTCATCTCCTGGCGTACGATTTTCTGCTCCGGTTTCAACTGCTAAG GATTCGTCCAGCTATGAGTATACATCAATGAAAAACTTGAGTGAATCCAAACAAGGGATTTGGGGAGTATTGGCTAGGAAAGCTAAATCTATTATTGATGATAATAATACAGGGAAACCACATGTAAGCGAAGTACGAACAAGGATGATGGAACATATGCCTGATAGTGCAACCATTGGTCAG CAATATGACAGAAAGCAGTTGCCTGAAAGCCATAGAAAAGCTGAGGGCCATAAACTACAGAAGGGATTAGATGCTCTTACATCTTCCCTTAATTATATTGGTGGGACCATCGGGAATGCTTTTGAG GAGGGTCTTACAGTTGTGGAGAATCGAACCGCAGATATCATTCAGGAAACCAAAAAGCTGCAATTAAGGAAAAAAGATAGCAGCTTTGTTCCGCAGATTAATGCTTCAATGAGTGGTGCACGTCAGCAACAGCATATGCGGGCTCACATGCAACCCCAGATACAGACTGATTTGGAAACTCAACTCAAGGCATCTCGCGACGTAAG GTTGCAATGGCAATGGCTGCAAAAGCAAAGCTTCTTCTTCGGGAGCTGA
- the LOC107842682 gene encoding uncharacterized protein LOC107842682 isoform X3, which translates to MAYRRKQQVPKVSTITSDFESPPPLPDESSSSSSASSLAAKAIRASSAYIDSSLSSAYAALSSPGVRFSAPVSTAKDSSSYEYTSMKNLSESKQGIWGVLARKAKSIIDDNNTGKPHVSEVRTRMMEHMPDSATIGQQYDRKQLPESHRKAEGHKLQKGLDALTSSLNYIGGTIGNAFEEGLTVVENRTADIIQETKKLQLRKKDSSFVPQINASMSGARQQQHMRAHMQPQIQTDLETQLKASRDVAMAMAAKAKLLLRELKTVKADLAFAKERCAQLEEENRILRDSREKDGNPEDDDLIRLQLETLLAEKARLGQENSVLTRENRFLREIVEYHQLTMQDVVYLDENSEEVTEVYPIKVKSTSN; encoded by the exons atggcttaCAGGAGGAAACAGCAGGTGCCTAAGGTTTCTACCATTACGAGTGATTTTGAAAGTCCGCCACCACTTCCCGATGaaagttcttcttcttcatctgctTCTTCCCTCGCTGCTAAGGCCATAAGAGCATCATCGGCCTATATAGACTCTTCTCTTTCATCCGCTTATG CAGCTCTTTCATCTCCTGGCGTACGATTTTCTGCTCCGGTTTCAACTGCTAAG GATTCGTCCAGCTATGAGTATACATCAATGAAAAACTTGAGTGAATCCAAACAAGGGATTTGGGGAGTATTGGCTAGGAAAGCTAAATCTATTATTGATGATAATAATACAGGGAAACCACATGTAAGCGAAGTACGAACAAGGATGATGGAACATATGCCTGATAGTGCAACCATTGGTCAG CAATATGACAGAAAGCAGTTGCCTGAAAGCCATAGAAAAGCTGAGGGCCATAAACTACAGAAGGGATTAGATGCTCTTACATCTTCCCTTAATTATATTGGTGGGACCATCGGGAATGCTTTTGAG GAGGGTCTTACAGTTGTGGAGAATCGAACCGCAGATATCATTCAGGAAACCAAAAAGCTGCAATTAAGGAAAAAAGATAGCAGCTTTGTTCCGCAGATTAATGCTTCAATGAGTGGTGCACGTCAGCAACAGCATATGCGGGCTCACATGCAACCCCAGATACAGACTGATTTGGAAACTCAACTCAAGGCATCTCGCGAC GTTGCAATGGCAATGGCTGCAAAAGCAAAGCTTCTTCTTCGGGAGCTGAAGACTGTGAAAGCCGACCTGGCTTTTGCTAAAGAGCGTTGTGCGCAGCTTGAAGAAGAAAACAGAATTCTTCGAGACAGTCGTGAGAAGGATGGCAATCCTGAAGATGATGATTTG ATAAGGCTCCAGCTCGAGACACTTTTGGCAGAAAAGGCCAGGCTGGGTCAAGAGAACTCAGTCCTTACACGGGAGAATCGTTTCTTGAGGGAGATCGTTGAATACCACCAACTCACTATGCAGGATGTTGTCTACCTCGATGAAAATAGTGAAGAGGTGACTGAAGTGTACCCCATAAAG GTTAAGTCCACAAGTAACTAA
- the LOC107842682 gene encoding uncharacterized protein LOC107842682 isoform X1, which translates to MAYRRKQQVPKVSTITSDFESPPPLPDESSSSSSASSLAAKAIRASSAYIDSSLSSAYGQSALLSPRDSNPSRSAAPLSTAYNDSSLPPSYGQSAALSSPGVRFSAPVSTAKDSSSYEYTSMKNLSESKQGIWGVLARKAKSIIDDNNTGKPHVSEVRTRMMEHMPDSATIGQQYDRKQLPESHRKAEGHKLQKGLDALTSSLNYIGGTIGNAFEEGLTVVENRTADIIQETKKLQLRKKDSSFVPQINASMSGARQQQHMRAHMQPQIQTDLETQLKASRDVAMAMAAKAKLLLRELKTVKADLAFAKERCAQLEEENRILRDSREKDGNPEDDDLIRLQLETLLAEKARLGQENSVLTRENRFLREIVEYHQLTMQDVVYLDENSEEVTEVYPIKVKSTSN; encoded by the exons atggcttaCAGGAGGAAACAGCAGGTGCCTAAGGTTTCTACCATTACGAGTGATTTTGAAAGTCCGCCACCACTTCCCGATGaaagttcttcttcttcatctgctTCTTCCCTCGCTGCTAAGGCCATAAGAGCATCATCGGCCTATATAGACTCTTCTCTTTCATCCGCTTATGGTCAGTCAGCTCTTTTATCTCCTCGCGACTCTAATCCTTCACGATCTGCTGCTCCTCTTTCAACAGCGTACAATGATTCTTCTCTCCCCCCCTCTTATGGTCAATCAGCAGCTCTTTCATCTCCTGGCGTACGATTTTCTGCTCCGGTTTCAACTGCTAAG GATTCGTCCAGCTATGAGTATACATCAATGAAAAACTTGAGTGAATCCAAACAAGGGATTTGGGGAGTATTGGCTAGGAAAGCTAAATCTATTATTGATGATAATAATACAGGGAAACCACATGTAAGCGAAGTACGAACAAGGATGATGGAACATATGCCTGATAGTGCAACCATTGGTCAG CAATATGACAGAAAGCAGTTGCCTGAAAGCCATAGAAAAGCTGAGGGCCATAAACTACAGAAGGGATTAGATGCTCTTACATCTTCCCTTAATTATATTGGTGGGACCATCGGGAATGCTTTTGAG GAGGGTCTTACAGTTGTGGAGAATCGAACCGCAGATATCATTCAGGAAACCAAAAAGCTGCAATTAAGGAAAAAAGATAGCAGCTTTGTTCCGCAGATTAATGCTTCAATGAGTGGTGCACGTCAGCAACAGCATATGCGGGCTCACATGCAACCCCAGATACAGACTGATTTGGAAACTCAACTCAAGGCATCTCGCGAC GTTGCAATGGCAATGGCTGCAAAAGCAAAGCTTCTTCTTCGGGAGCTGAAGACTGTGAAAGCCGACCTGGCTTTTGCTAAAGAGCGTTGTGCGCAGCTTGAAGAAGAAAACAGAATTCTTCGAGACAGTCGTGAGAAGGATGGCAATCCTGAAGATGATGATTTG ATAAGGCTCCAGCTCGAGACACTTTTGGCAGAAAAGGCCAGGCTGGGTCAAGAGAACTCAGTCCTTACACGGGAGAATCGTTTCTTGAGGGAGATCGTTGAATACCACCAACTCACTATGCAGGATGTTGTCTACCTCGATGAAAATAGTGAAGAGGTGACTGAAGTGTACCCCATAAAG GTTAAGTCCACAAGTAACTAA
- the LOC107842682 gene encoding uncharacterized protein LOC107842682 isoform X2, whose protein sequence is MAYRRKQQVPKVSTITSDFESPPPLPDESSSSSSASSLAAKAIRASSAYIDSSLSSAYGQSALLSPRDSNPSRSAAPLSTAYNDSSLPPSYGQSAALSSPGVRFSAPVSTAKDSSSYEYTSMKNLSESKQGIWGVLARKAKSIIDDNNTGKPHVSEVRTRMMEHMPDSATIGQQYDRKQLPESHRKAEGHKLQKGLDALTSSLNYIGGTIGNAFEEGLTVVENRTADIIQETKKLQLRKKDSSFVPQINASMSGARQQQHMRAHMQPQIQTDLETQLKASRDVAMAMAAKAKLLLRELKTVKADLAFAKERCAQLEEENRILRDSREKDGNPEDDDLIRLQLETLLAEKARLGQENSVLTRENRFLREIVEYHQLTMQDVVYLDENSEEVTEVYPIKVQK, encoded by the exons atggcttaCAGGAGGAAACAGCAGGTGCCTAAGGTTTCTACCATTACGAGTGATTTTGAAAGTCCGCCACCACTTCCCGATGaaagttcttcttcttcatctgctTCTTCCCTCGCTGCTAAGGCCATAAGAGCATCATCGGCCTATATAGACTCTTCTCTTTCATCCGCTTATGGTCAGTCAGCTCTTTTATCTCCTCGCGACTCTAATCCTTCACGATCTGCTGCTCCTCTTTCAACAGCGTACAATGATTCTTCTCTCCCCCCCTCTTATGGTCAATCAGCAGCTCTTTCATCTCCTGGCGTACGATTTTCTGCTCCGGTTTCAACTGCTAAG GATTCGTCCAGCTATGAGTATACATCAATGAAAAACTTGAGTGAATCCAAACAAGGGATTTGGGGAGTATTGGCTAGGAAAGCTAAATCTATTATTGATGATAATAATACAGGGAAACCACATGTAAGCGAAGTACGAACAAGGATGATGGAACATATGCCTGATAGTGCAACCATTGGTCAG CAATATGACAGAAAGCAGTTGCCTGAAAGCCATAGAAAAGCTGAGGGCCATAAACTACAGAAGGGATTAGATGCTCTTACATCTTCCCTTAATTATATTGGTGGGACCATCGGGAATGCTTTTGAG GAGGGTCTTACAGTTGTGGAGAATCGAACCGCAGATATCATTCAGGAAACCAAAAAGCTGCAATTAAGGAAAAAAGATAGCAGCTTTGTTCCGCAGATTAATGCTTCAATGAGTGGTGCACGTCAGCAACAGCATATGCGGGCTCACATGCAACCCCAGATACAGACTGATTTGGAAACTCAACTCAAGGCATCTCGCGAC GTTGCAATGGCAATGGCTGCAAAAGCAAAGCTTCTTCTTCGGGAGCTGAAGACTGTGAAAGCCGACCTGGCTTTTGCTAAAGAGCGTTGTGCGCAGCTTGAAGAAGAAAACAGAATTCTTCGAGACAGTCGTGAGAAGGATGGCAATCCTGAAGATGATGATTTG ATAAGGCTCCAGCTCGAGACACTTTTGGCAGAAAAGGCCAGGCTGGGTCAAGAGAACTCAGTCCTTACACGGGAGAATCGTTTCTTGAGGGAGATCGTTGAATACCACCAACTCACTATGCAGGATGTTGTCTACCTCGATGAAAATAGTGAAGAGGTGACTGAAGTGTACCCCATAAAGGTACAAAAGTGA
- the LOC107842682 gene encoding uncharacterized protein LOC107842682 isoform X4, translated as MAYRRKQQVPKVSTITSDFESPPPLPDESSSSSSASSLAAKAIRASSAYIDSSLSSAYALSSPGVRFSAPVSTAKDSSSYEYTSMKNLSESKQGIWGVLARKAKSIIDDNNTGKPHVSEVRTRMMEHMPDSATIGQQYDRKQLPESHRKAEGHKLQKGLDALTSSLNYIGGTIGNAFEEGLTVVENRTADIIQETKKLQLRKKDSSFVPQINASMSGARQQQHMRAHMQPQIQTDLETQLKASRDVAMAMAAKAKLLLRELKTVKADLAFAKERCAQLEEENRILRDSREKDGNPEDDDLIRLQLETLLAEKARLGQENSVLTRENRFLREIVEYHQLTMQDVVYLDENSEEVTEVYPIKVKSTSN; from the exons atggcttaCAGGAGGAAACAGCAGGTGCCTAAGGTTTCTACCATTACGAGTGATTTTGAAAGTCCGCCACCACTTCCCGATGaaagttcttcttcttcatctgctTCTTCCCTCGCTGCTAAGGCCATAAGAGCATCATCGGCCTATATAGACTCTTCTCTTTCATCCGCTTATG CTCTTTCATCTCCTGGCGTACGATTTTCTGCTCCGGTTTCAACTGCTAAG GATTCGTCCAGCTATGAGTATACATCAATGAAAAACTTGAGTGAATCCAAACAAGGGATTTGGGGAGTATTGGCTAGGAAAGCTAAATCTATTATTGATGATAATAATACAGGGAAACCACATGTAAGCGAAGTACGAACAAGGATGATGGAACATATGCCTGATAGTGCAACCATTGGTCAG CAATATGACAGAAAGCAGTTGCCTGAAAGCCATAGAAAAGCTGAGGGCCATAAACTACAGAAGGGATTAGATGCTCTTACATCTTCCCTTAATTATATTGGTGGGACCATCGGGAATGCTTTTGAG GAGGGTCTTACAGTTGTGGAGAATCGAACCGCAGATATCATTCAGGAAACCAAAAAGCTGCAATTAAGGAAAAAAGATAGCAGCTTTGTTCCGCAGATTAATGCTTCAATGAGTGGTGCACGTCAGCAACAGCATATGCGGGCTCACATGCAACCCCAGATACAGACTGATTTGGAAACTCAACTCAAGGCATCTCGCGAC GTTGCAATGGCAATGGCTGCAAAAGCAAAGCTTCTTCTTCGGGAGCTGAAGACTGTGAAAGCCGACCTGGCTTTTGCTAAAGAGCGTTGTGCGCAGCTTGAAGAAGAAAACAGAATTCTTCGAGACAGTCGTGAGAAGGATGGCAATCCTGAAGATGATGATTTG ATAAGGCTCCAGCTCGAGACACTTTTGGCAGAAAAGGCCAGGCTGGGTCAAGAGAACTCAGTCCTTACACGGGAGAATCGTTTCTTGAGGGAGATCGTTGAATACCACCAACTCACTATGCAGGATGTTGTCTACCTCGATGAAAATAGTGAAGAGGTGACTGAAGTGTACCCCATAAAG GTTAAGTCCACAAGTAACTAA
- the LOC107842683 gene encoding pleiotropic drug resistance protein 1 → MGVASLQFGTFAQEIKYQGSTEDRLVLLKGVSGDFRPVVLIALMGVSGAGKTTLMDVLDGRKTRGYVNGDINIFGYTKK, encoded by the exons ATGGGAGTCGCTAGCCTACAATTTGGAACATTTGCACAG GAAATAAAATACCAAGGTTCCACTGAAGATAGATTGGTACTTCTAAAGGGTGTGAGTGGAGATTTTCGGCCAGTTGTTCTCATAGCTTTGATGGGTGTTAGTGGTGCTGGTAAAACAACATTGATGGATGTCTTGGATGGAAGGAAAACAAGAGGATATGTTAATGGTGATATCAATATTTTTGGATACACTAAGAA GTAG